The following is a genomic window from Hyphomicrobiales bacterium.
AGATTCGTGTGATTATAGTTGGCCTCGATACCAAGAACCACATCGTCCCACTGACTGTTATAGCCGAGAAAGCCACCGAAAATCCCGCGTCGCGCATCGCGCTCGGGCAACGCCGTCCATCCAGAGACGGCAGCTTCGGCCTCGATGATCGTGTCCCGGAGCACATGCGCGATGAGATCGCCGGTCGCCCTGCCAAAATCGACATTCGCATTGGCATAGCCGGCCTGCGCGCCGAGATAGACGCCGCTCCAGTCCGCGGCATCGGTCGACTTGTCATCCATGATCGCGCCACGCAGCGCGGAATAGTCGAGATCCGCGGCCTGCGCCCACGTTACCTGACACGCGACGGCACTCCATGCCGTGAGGCATACCACAGCGATTTGGCGACGCGCCCAAACATCCGTACCTAAGAATGCCGCCCACATGGTCCTGTCATCCTCGAAGCTTGTTTCACGCAGCGCTGCGACACCCTTATTCGGACATCGCCGCGCGCCCCAACTCACAACGACGCATTACGGCCAGCGGATACTTGACTTTTATGTTTAACGAACGCCTAAAACAAGAATTACACGCTTAATTACAAATAAAACTGATGAACAACAATAATCCACATGCCGAAACTTATACATCGACATGCTAGCACTCACACTCCAACATTCCAAATTTGAAAGCTCAATAAAAATTATTACGTAAATTTGATAGTAAGATAAAAAATATTGAGTTTATGCTCGAAATATAACGTGCGGCTTTTCTCATAGGACACCGCTCGGGCAATTGCGCAAAAAAAGAGCCTGCTTGCGTGAGGCTGATTCAGCTCTCAACGCAAACAGGCTCTTTGCAATCATAGGCGCCGGCTATTCCGCCACGCAGCGGACGCCGCGTATTCTACCCGTGCCTCATCAGTAGCTGCGCATCAGAGGCTCATCAACAGCCGCATAGCTTGGGCCGCCGAGCATCCAGCGCAAGCCGATCTTGATGTCGTGCGAGCTCAGGTCCTTGAATTTCATCGGGTTATAGACCGAATTATAACCCGTGTAAGTGATCAGGTCACCCGACTCCGCATCGCCCAGATTGAGGTAGCGATAGGCCAGCTCGACGGTAAAATTCGGTGTCACCTCGTAGCCGAGACCGGCATAAAGTGCCCAGGCGAGGTTCCACTTCGACTTGTCACGACCGTAAGCAAGTCCCTGCGTTATGATATTGGTATCCGTGAATCCCGAGATCGTGTTGCGCGTCACGCCGATGCCCGCGCCAACGAAGGGGGTGATGCCCGACCAGGTGCCAAGATCGAAATACGCATTGACCAGCGTCGTCCACTCCGTCTTGCCGCCGGAGTATTGGTCTGTCGCATAACCCGTCGAAAGATAGGGAGCCTCGTATATATCAAGACCCTTGAAGTTCGCTCTCGCGCGATATTCGGTCGTCAGGTCGGTTCTGAACCAGTTGTTGAACTTATAACCAACACCAACACCGGCGAAGGGCGCGGCGTCAAAATTCTTGTTAACATTGACAACCGTTGTGCCCTGGTAGAGCACGTTGTCAAGCTTGTCGACCTGCTGGTTGCTGAAGCCGATATCGCCGCGCAGATACCATCCGCTCATGTCGAGTGGCACCGGAGGTGCTAGTGGGGGCGGCGGCGGCAATAGATCCGCTGCGAGACCAGTCCCCATGGTCCCCGCAACAAAGCCGCCCACTAGGACGAGAGTTCTCATGCCACGCATGAACGAAGTTCCTTCTTGTCAGGGAAGGGTCCGGTTGTGGAGCTCCCCACTGCACATGGAAGGACAGTCGCATAAAACTCTTAAACAGATCTTAACCTTAATACTTCACCATAATGAGTATTCAGCTTATCGTCTTTTCTTCACAGACCAAGGGCGAGCGGGCTCATCCACGAGGTCGCCAGGAGCTCGCGGAGCGCTTTCTTGGCTAATGATCTGATTTCACTCTTTCTTTCAGCGACAGCGGAAGCGCTGCGAGGCGATCTCGAGAGCGCTGGGTTCCGCCCTCGGCAACTGGCCCGAACAAGATCGGCCTGGGCATCGACGATCCGCCCATCGCCAGAATTGCCAAAAATGGTTAAAAAAGCTGAGACCCGTTAACCTTGAGGCGTCCGGATTTTGGCGAATCACGCCGCAGCAGCAGCGGCCCGCGTGAAAGCCTCGACGACCTCGTCGACGACACTCTCGACGAGAACGCGATCATCACCTTCACCCATCACGCGGATAAGTGGTTCGGTACCTGAAGGGCGAATGACCAGCCGCCCGCCCGAACCGAGCTTCTTGCGGGCAGCCTCCACGACCGGCCCGACCAGTTCTTCCGAGAGGACCTGGTCTCTGCGATAACGCACGTTCTTCAGGATTTGCGGCAAGCGCTCGAAGCACTGGCAGATCTCGCTGACCGGGCGGTCGCGTCCTTTGACCACGGCAAGAAGCTGGAGAGCCGCGACGAGCCCGTCGCCGGTTGTCGCGTGGTCCGGCATGATGATGTGGCCGGATTGCTCGCCACCGAGATTGTAGCCATCCTGACGCATACGCTCGAGCACGTAGCGATCACCCACCGCGGTACGGATGAGATTGAGACCGAGCCCCTCAAGATAACGCTCAAGCCCGAGATTGGACATGATCGTCGCAACGATCCCCGGACGGGACAGGCGCCCGTCCTCCTTCCAGCTCGTGGCGATGGCGGCCATGAGGCTATCGCCATCCACGAGATGCCCCTTCTCGTCGACGATGATGACACGGTCAGCATCACCATCAAGCGCGATTCCAATGTCGGCGCGCGTCTCGCGGACCTTGGCGATCAACGCGGATGGTGCGGTGGATCCCACATCACGGTTGATGTTGAAGCCATCCGGCTCGACGCCAATGGAAATCACATCCGCGCCAAGCTCCCACAGGGCTTCCGGCGCCACCTTGTAGGCCGCGCCGTTGGCGCAATCGACGACGATTCGCAGGCCGTCGAGATCAAGCTGGCGCGGCAGGGTACGCTTGGCGAATTCGATATAGCGCGCGTGCACGCTCTCAATACGCTTGGCACGGCCAAGGCTGTCGGGCTTTGAGAGGCGCAGCCGCAGATCGGCGTCGATCAGCCCCTCGATTTCTTGCTCCACGTCGTCGCTGAGCTTGTAGCCGTCGGGGCCGAACAGCTTGATGCCGTTGTCCTCATAAGGGTTGTGCGAGGCGGAGATCATGACGCCGAGATCGCACCGCATCGAGCGGGTGAGCATGGCGACCGCCGGCGTCGGCATCGGCCCGAGCAGCAGCACGTCCATGCCGACGGAGGTGAACCCCGCCACCAGCGCATATTCGATCATGTAGCCGGAAAGACGCGTATCCTTGCCGATGACGACACGGTGTCGATGTTCACCGCGCTGGAACAGAAGCCCCGCCGCCTGCCCGACCTTCAGGGCCAGCTCAGGCGTGATGACGGAATTGGCCAAGCCACGAATGCCATCCGTTCCGAAATACGCGCGTCTCATATCGGCAGCCTTCTGCTTGTCCTCAGCGGGAGATTTCATCTCAAGGCGCGTTCTACGACTCTTGCGCGCCATCGCGACCTCCACAGCCCATACCGCCCGAACTGTACGGATTCTGACGCTTATAGCAGCGTCGCCCGCCGACTGTGACCGAACTTCGTTCAAAAAATATGAGCGAATCTTTCAAGCCGGCCGATCTTCAGACCGGGGCCGTCCAGAAAGCAAAACCTCCGCCGGCTTAGATCCGGCGGAGGTCAGAAGAGTCTATAGGAGGCTTCAATCAGACCTGCGGCTGAGGCTCCAAGCCCGTATCCGGCTCGCCACGGGGCCTGTTGCGACCCGTCGTCGGCACGGCCGAACTGCGGCTTGGCGTCTTCGGCTCGCCGCTGTCACGCGTTGGCGGCTTGCCGTTCAGCAGATCGCGGATCTCCTCGCCAGACAGGGTTTCGTATTCCAGAAGAGCCTGAGCCAGAGTCTCCCAATCCTGCCGCTTCTCGATGAGAATGCGGCGGGCTTCGTTCTCGCCGTCCTCAATCAGCTTGCGGATTTCCGCGTCGATGAGCTTCGCCGTCTCATCGGACATGTTCTGGCTCTGCGCCACCGAATGGCCGAGGAACACTTCCTGCTCGTTGGACTGGTAGCGGACGCGCCCGAGTTTGTCGGACATGCCCCACTCCATGATCATCGCTCGCGCAAGGCGGGTGGCCTGCTGGATGTCGCCGCTCGCCCCGTTCGTCACCTTGTTGGGCCCGAACTTCAGGATCTCGGCCTCACGACCGCCAAATGTCATGGCGATGCGAGAGACACACCACTCACGCGTATAGGAATGGCGATCGTTCTCAGGCAGCGACATCACCATGCCGAGCGCGCGGCCACGGGGGATGATCGTCGCCTTGTGGATGGGATCGTGGCTCGGCACGTTGATGCCGACGATCGCGTGGCCCGCCTCATGATAGGCCGTGAGTTCCTTCTCCTCCTGGGTCATGGCCATGGAGCGGCGCTCGGCGCCCATCATGACCTTGTCCTTGGCGTCCTCGAACTCAGCCTGCGTGACGATGCGCTTGCCACGCCTTGCGGCAAGAAGGGCACCTTCGTTGACGAGGTTCATCAGGTCAGCGCCGGAAAAGCCGGGCGTGCCGCGCGCGATGGTCTTGAGGTCGACATCCGGCGCCAACGGCACCTTGCGGACGTGGACGCGCAGGATCTTCTCGCGGCCCGCAACGTCCGGGTTCGGGATGACGATCTGGCGATCGAAGCGGCCGGGGCGCAGCAAAGCGGGGTCGAGCACGTCGGGGCGGTTGGTCGCGGCGATGATGATGATGCCTTCGTTCTGCTCGAAGCCATCCATCTCGACGAGCAGCTGGTTCAGCGTCTGCTCGCGCTCGTCATTGCCGCCACCGAGGCCCGCGCCGCGATGGCGACCGACCGCGTCGATTTCGTCGATGAAGATGATGCAGGGCGCGTTCTTCTTGGCCTGTTCGAACATGTCGCGCACGCGGCTCGCGCCGACACCCACGAACATCTC
Proteins encoded in this region:
- the glmM gene encoding phosphoglucosamine mutase gives rise to the protein MARKSRRTRLEMKSPAEDKQKAADMRRAYFGTDGIRGLANSVITPELALKVGQAAGLLFQRGEHRHRVVIGKDTRLSGYMIEYALVAGFTSVGMDVLLLGPMPTPAVAMLTRSMRCDLGVMISASHNPYEDNGIKLFGPDGYKLSDDVEQEIEGLIDADLRLRLSKPDSLGRAKRIESVHARYIEFAKRTLPRQLDLDGLRIVVDCANGAAYKVAPEALWELGADVISIGVEPDGFNINRDVGSTAPSALIAKVRETRADIGIALDGDADRVIIVDEKGHLVDGDSLMAAIATSWKEDGRLSRPGIVATIMSNLGLERYLEGLGLNLIRTAVGDRYVLERMRQDGYNLGGEQSGHIIMPDHATTGDGLVAALQLLAVVKGRDRPVSEICQCFERLPQILKNVRYRRDQVLSEELVGPVVEAARKKLGSGGRLVIRPSGTEPLIRVMGEGDDRVLVESVVDEVVEAFTRAAAAAA
- the ftsH gene encoding ATP-dependent zinc metalloprotease FtsH; translation: MNPNFRNFALWVIIFLLVLALVTLFQNPGSRGTANEIPYSQLLNDADAGRITSVVISGQDITGTYTNGGSFRTFAPNDPSLVSKLSQKGVQITAKPPSDSTPWFIALLFNWLPLLVFIGAWIFLSRQMQSGAGRAMGFGKSKAKLLTEAHGRVTFEDVAGIDEAKEDLQEIVEFLRDPQKFQRLGGRIPRGALLVGPPGTGKTLTARAVAGEANVPFFTISGSDFVEMFVGVGASRVRDMFEQAKKNAPCIIFIDEIDAVGRHRGAGLGGGNDEREQTLNQLLVEMDGFEQNEGIIIIAATNRPDVLDPALLRPGRFDRQIVIPNPDVAGREKILRVHVRKVPLAPDVDLKTIARGTPGFSGADLMNLVNEGALLAARRGKRIVTQAEFEDAKDKVMMGAERRSMAMTQEEKELTAYHEAGHAIVGINVPSHDPIHKATIIPRGRALGMVMSLPENDRHSYTREWCVSRIAMTFGGREAEILKFGPNKVTNGASGDIQQATRLARAMIMEWGMSDKLGRVRYQSNEQEVFLGHSVAQSQNMSDETAKLIDAEIRKLIEDGENEARRILIEKRQDWETLAQALLEYETLSGEEIRDLLNGKPPTRDSGEPKTPSRSSAVPTTGRNRPRGEPDTGLEPQPQV
- a CDS encoding hypothetical protein (Evidence 5 : Unknown function), with the translated sequence MSYEKSRTLYFEHKLNIFYLTIKFT
- a CDS encoding Opacity protein-like surface antigen, with translation MRGMRTLVLVGGFVAGTMGTGLAADLLPPPPPLAPPVPLDMSGWYLRGDIGFSNQQVDKLDNVLYQGTTVVNVNKNFDAAPFAGVGVGYKFNNWFRTDLTTEYRARANFKGLDIYEAPYLSTGYATDQYSGGKTEWTTLVNAYFDLGTWSGITPFVGAGIGVTRNTISGFTDTNIITQGLAYGRDKSKWNLAWALYAGLGYEVTPNFTVELAYRYLNLGDAESGDLITYTGYNSVYNPMKFKDLSSHDIKIGLRWMLGGPSYAAVDEPLMRSY